In Candida dubliniensis CD36 chromosome 6, complete sequence, the following are encoded in one genomic region:
- a CDS encoding nuclear pore complex subunit, putative (Similar to S. cerevisiae NUP82), whose protein sequence is MSSIGSADQFIHQITQQFVFQRLWTGNSTPPELVPASTPYNRLVCRNNTDLFFATGNIVRCCSISPNHKNYKLFKVQHQFHEVVSLLMNKSGTLLAIIGEEQIDVVSLPTNVMKSGGIYVDGACFKINNLQGKVRKCVWQTVAANDSTLVVLNDNSQIRAYDLTKSLDVPVVDIDLKSYPNFANEEAISITFGSSKNLAGGLTLYVSTLSNIYAIYPFTSRFGNLATTKEAIDIALEDTKAAMELIQEKYPVNLVETATSSLNKAAIQQFEYYSYFRNQLCGELPIVKEVRDTHTNSPYELFVVRQNLSNWTDYSLQGPLISSNSGIKDLISIGDNDLVSILASIDTNATVTYYAQLAPMLMKCNLTSVASNGASNESSQTVHKPRYVKPKRGFGFIDNSEEEEKALVKQTQSQESFWKEELTTLDFLQSDKLPVDDNNAITNFPTFFGEIDSTRFSVCVNSNKLVLVDCSWVQAFVDDLKNDKIDSVSITTNYGIASAEKEPITAFAYVKDDVTSTGEYLIVCRSKLVNDMEVVQIVDKAVSDDQDEAAGTLLLPEEPHKESTLTYIPSKPFSVLEEELESLEKIDIGTDIKSNEDLNSLTVDNLSNLNSLSVRTIQLASSYTIFGIKLQSRILANLDSLKEQLHILDKIKNDYDGDHPKDHTDKLDKLTEKQTKLDERMMKLQQKIFDGLNKFKQDKTLPISKAEKDWFKEINSINALLNSSTDDEVALTKKIENLSLQVHSIIESREKEKTPKLTAVEQLELEKRLSKLKNWLQREDKSIEILKDKLNNSLKLIGDK, encoded by the coding sequence ATGCTGTCTATTGGATCAGCTGATCAATTCATTCACCAAATTACACAACAATTTGTGTTTCAACGGTTATGGACAGGAAATTCAACACCACCAGAGTTAGTACCAGCGTCAACCCCCTACAATCGATTGGTATGCCGTAATAATACAGATTTATTCTTTGCAACTGGTAATATTGTTCGATGCTGCTCAATTAGTCCCAATCATAAAAATTACAAGCTATTTAAGgttcaacatcaatttcatgAAGTAGTttctttgttgatgaataaATCAGGTACTTTATTAGCCATTATCGGGGAAGAGCAGATCGATGTAGTGTCTTTACCCACTAATGTCATGAAAAGTGGTGGTATTTATGTTGATGGTGCATGTTTCAAGATTAATAACTTACAAGGTAAAGTAAGAAAGTGTGTTTGGCAAACAGTTGCAGCGAATGATTCAACATTGGTAGTTTTGAATGATAATTCACAGATTCGAGCTTATGATTTGACAAAATCTTTAGATGTCCCTGTGGTAGacattgatttgaaaagcTATCCCAATTTTGCAAATGAGGAAGCTATTTCTATTACATTTGGTTCGTCTAAGAATTTGGCTGGTGGGTTGACTTTATATGTCTCAACATTGTCAAACATTTATGCTATTTATCCATTCACTTCAAGATTTGGTAATTTGGCCACCACTAAAGAAGCAATTGATATAGCTTTGGAAGATACTAAAGCGGCCATGGAATTGATTCAGGAAAAATACCCTGTAAACTTAGTCGAAACGGCAACTAGTTCTTTGAATAAAGCAGCTATCCAGCAATTTGAGTACTACCTGTATTTCAGAAACCAATTGTGTGGTGAATTACCAATAGTGAAGGAGGTAAGAGACACCCATACAAATAGCCCATACGAGCTTTTTGTTGTTAGGCAGAATTTAAGTAATTGGACTGACTACAGTTTACAAGGTCCCCTCATTTCAAGTAATTCTGGTATAAAggatttaatttcaattgggGACAATGATTTAGTTAGCATACTTGCTAGTATTGACACTAATGCCACAGTCACTTATTATGCTCAACTTGCGCCAATGTTGATGAAGTGCAACCTAACGAGTGTAGCAAGTAACGGTGCATCAAATGAATCAAGTCAAACAGTTCATAAGCCAAGATATGTTAAACCAAAAAGAGGATTTGGTTTTATAGACAActcagaagaagaagaaaaagcaTTGGTGAAACAAACACAATCACAGGAAAGCTTTTGGAAAGAGGAATTAACAACCTTGGATTTTTTGCAAAGTGACAAGCTTCCTGTTGATGACAATAACGCCATTACTAATTTCCCAACATTCTTTGGAGAAATTGATTCTACCAGATTTAGTGTTTGTGTAAATTCCAACAAATTGGTTCTAGTTGATTGTTCTTGGGTTCAGGCTTTTGTTGACGATCTTAAAAATGACAAAATAGATTCTGTGTCGATCACAACAAATTATGGTATTGCCTCTGCAGAAAAAGAACCTATTACAGCTTTTGCCTACGTAAAAGACGACGTCACTTCCACTGGAGAATACTTGATTGTTTGCAGAAGTAAGCTTGTCAATGACATGGAAGTTGTTCAGATTGTCGATAAGGCTGTGAGCGACGATCAAGATGAAGCCGCAGGTACTTTACTATTGCCTGAAGAGCCTCATAAGGAGTCAACATTGACATACATTCCATCTAAACCTTTCAGTGTGttggaagaagaattggaaagtTTGGAGAAGATCGATATTGGCACTGATATTAAGAGCAACGAAGATTTGAATAGTTTGACTGTTGATaatctttcaaatttgaattcCTTATCTGTGAGAACAATTCAACTTGCTTCTTCCTATACAATATTTGGAATTAAATTGCAATCAAGAATTTTAGCCAATTTGGATTCTTTGAAGGAACAATTGCACATACTTGATAAGATTAAAAACGATTATGATGGAGATCATCCAAAAGACCATACAGATAAATTGGACAAGTTGACAGAGAAACAAACGAAGTTAGATGAACGTATGATGAAATTGCAGCAAAAGATATTTGATGGtttgaataaattcaaGCAAGACAAAACATTACCAATATCCAAGGCAGAGAAAGATTGGtttaaagaaatcaacTCCATTAATGCATTGTTGAATTCTTCAACAGATGATGAGGTAGCATTAACgaaaaaaattgagaatttatcattacaagttcattcaattattgaaagcAGGGAAAAGGAGAAGACACCAAAATTAACTGCTGTGGAACAGCtagaattagaaaaacGATTAagcaaattaaaaaattggttacAACGTGAAGACAAAtctattgaaattttaaaagataAACTTAACAAttcattgaaattaatagGCGACAAATAG
- a CDS encoding RNA binding protein, putative (Similar to S. cerevisiae CUS2;~sequence similarity to partially characterised RNA binding protein CUS2), giving the protein MSKDFPVKPPHPSTLENIDLSKLDARLVLDKASQRWLFEDGDQEYEYDYIKDQWINTSKRSLSEDDLNKEDIKRQRKQDMSKLKEELNSLKQKKKNSSIFISNLPIDSRFSEIEETFAKYGKISVGKDEKSRIKMYTNEKGSFKGEALIIYSNPESALLAIEMMDNTEYNGNTIRVEEAKFDNNNNSKKENLKKNSSKTVVIRNMVRKEELANDIHIKQDIIDDIKEECKNIGVFDIEDIAFNEEDATISVRFSKQESLLSCIKKFHNRYYDGLTLDVQESKVIMR; this is encoded by the coding sequence ATGAGTAAAGACTTCCCTGTCAAGCCACCACACCCATCCACTCTTGagaatattgatttatcaaagTTAGATGCCCGGTTAGTTTTGGATAAGGCATCGCAAAGATGGTTATTCGAGGATGGAGACCAAGAATATGAATATGACTACATAAAGGACCAGTGGATAAATACTTCCAAGAGATCATTATCAGAAGATGACTTGAACAAAGAAGATATTAAACGACAACGGAAACAAGACATGAGTAAATTGAAGGAAGAATTGAATAgtttgaaacaaaagaaaaagaatagcagtatatttatatcaaaTTTACCAATTGATTCTAGGTTTTCAGAAATCGAGGAAACTTTTGCTAAATATGGGAAAATATCGGTTGGAAAAGATGAAAAATCTCGAATAAAAATGTACACCAATGAAAAAGGTTCTTTCAAAGGAGAAGCTTTGATCATTTATTCGAATCCTGAAAGTGCCCTATTGGCTATTGAAATGATGGATAATACCGAATATAATGGCAATACTATACGAGTTGAGGAGgcaaaatttgataataataataatagtaaaaaagaaaatctaAAGAAAAACTCTTCTAAAACTGTGGTTATACGAAATATGGTTAGAAAAGAAGAACTTGCCAATGATATACACATCAAACAAGACATAATTGATGACATCAAAGAAGAATGCAAAAATATAGGTGTATTTGATATCGAAGATATAGCATTTAACGAGGAAGATGCAACAATCCTGGTAAGGTTTTCCAAACAAGagctgttgttgctgtgtATCAAAAAGTTTCATAATCGATACTATGACGGGTTGACATTGGATGTCCAAGAATCAAAAGTCATAATGAGATAA
- a CDS encoding RNA binding protein, putative (Similar to S. cerevisiae PBP2;~In S. cerevisiae: RNA binding protein with similarity to mammalian heterogeneous nuclear RNP K protein, involved in the regulation of telomere position effect and telomere length) has protein sequence MSDDANNTNNIHVDTPDESVLTPPIEPVNHNVTSTLKRKNEDADDNEGNEQSANSHSGNDTINSSSIKRIALDSEQLDLQDKEEELQQTAPIITNNSTSHLETESEEFDKPNEDANQTQETLEPAYVPPESDHADEQNTASSSSSKPVSNHRDRDDPTFIQLRMYCPVKEASTIVGRKGETINHLREKANVRITVSENLKGVPERIVAVKGPAENVARAFGLITRVILEEPEDEPASITSQQYNLKLLIPHPMIGFIIGKQGLKFREIEENSAAKLKAAENPLPYSTDRVLSVMGVGDAIHIAVYYIAQVMLEHKEVLKKNKVVLYNPANYQPTDHQNLGGRQRHPPNNSYNNPMGYQAKLPPFSKPPHHSQHQQSPYNFSMMFQPAVQPQHFGTPVTSNPNAISPVGMQPSINVPPQNQYTDEFGNTIVGEVITTPPVQAGQDKYNQDVFVANSSIGSVIGKGGNNIKHIRETSACTYVKIEPDKGQSMMLGGGKGMTNIRKLTLTGSLNSIQTAIYLINQRINADRERNTR, from the coding sequence ATGTCAGACGACGCAAACAATACAAACAATATTCATGTGGACACTCCAGATGAGTCAGTTTTAACACCTCCAATTGAACCAGTAAACCACAATGTTACTTCTACGTTAAAGAGGAAGAATGAAGATGcagatgataatgaaggCAATGAACAATCAGCAAACAGTCATTCAGGCAATGATACcatcaattcatcatcGATCAAAAGAATTGCATTAGATAGCGAACAGTTAGATTTACAAGATAAAGAGGAGGAGCTACAACAGACTGCCCCCATTATTACCAACAACAGCACAAGCCATTTAGAGACCGAATCTGAAGAGTTTGACAAACCGAATGAAGACGCCAATCAAACTCAAGAAACTCTTGAACCAGCATACGTACCACCAGAGCTGGATCATGCAGATGAACAAAACACAGCTTCGTCTTCCTCATCTAAGCCAGTATCCAACCATCGTGATAGAGATGATCCTacatttattcaattgagaATGTATTGTCCCGTCAAGGAAGCTAGTACAATTGTTGGAAGAAAGGGAGAAACAATCAATCATTTAAGAGAGAAGGCAAATGTAAGAATTACCGTTAGTGAAAACTTGAAGGGAGTTCCTGAAAGAATTGTTGCTGTGAAGGGTCCAGCAGAAAATGTTGCTAGAGCTTTTGGATTAATTACCAGAGTCATTTTGGAGGAACCAGAGGATGAACCTGCAAGTATTACTTCACAGCAGTACAACTTAAAACTATTAATACCCCATCCTATGATTGGGtttattattggaaaaCAAGGATTGAAATTCagagaaattgaagaaaattcAGCAGCCAAGTTGAAAGCAGCAGAAAATCCTTTGCCATACTCTACTGATCGTGTATTATCTGTTATGGGTGTTGGAGATGCTATTCACATTGCTGTTTATTATATTGCCCAAGTTATGCTTGAACACAAAGAGgtattgaagaagaataaagTTGTGTTGTATAACCCTGCTAATTATCAACCAACAGATCATCAAAATCTTGGAGGTAGACAGCGTCATCCACCTAATAATTCATATAACAATCCTATGGGTTATCAAGCTAAATTACCACCATTCAGTAAGCCACCACACCATCTGCAACACCAGCAGAGTCCTTACAATTTCTCCATGATGTTTCAACCAGCAGTTCAACCTCAACACTTTGGTACCCCAGTAACATCAAACCCCAATGCTATCTCACCTGTTGGTATGCAACCCTCGATCAATGTACCTCCACAGAACCAATACACCGATGAGTTTGGAAATACGATAGTTGGAGAAGTTATAACAACCCCACCTGTTCAAGCAGGTCAAGATAAATATAATCAGGATGTCTTTGTTGCCAACTCTAGTATTGGGTCTGTTATTGGAAAAGGGGGTAACAACATCAAACACATCAGAGAAACTAGTGCTTGTACATATGTTAAAATTGAGCCGGATAAGGGACAATCCATGATGTTAGGTGGAGGTAAAGGTATGACTAATATCAGAAAGTTAACTCTAACGGGATCCTTGAACTCTATTCAGACTGCTATTTATTTGATCAATCAGCGAATTAACGCCGATAGAGAGAGAAACACCCGTTAA
- a CDS encoding SNF1 protein-kinase interacting protein, putative (Similar to S. cerevisiae SNF4) — MTDIAPPSAATPNDYILSLSPEQIEHDQKIGIKAIRLFLQSKTSYDVLPVSYRLIVLDTSLLVKKSLNILLQNNIVSAPLWNNQTSRFAGLLTSSDFINVIQYYLQFPEKFELVDQLTLGGLREIEKAIGVDQIETASIHPFKSLYEACVKMLESKARRIPLIDEDEKTKREIVVSVLTQYRILKFVALNCKETKMLLKPLKNLSGLGDVKKLSTCTMDTPVIEVIHLLTENSVSSIPIVDEQGKLINVYEAVDILALVKGGMYTDLDLSVGDALLRRQEEFEGVHTCTLNDRLSTIMDTIRKSRLHRLFVVDDEGKLVSVITLSDILNYILFGED, encoded by the coding sequence ATGACTGATATAGCACCTCCATCGGCAGCTACTCCTAATGATTATATATTGAGCTTGTCGCCTGAACAAATTGAACATGACCAAAAAATTGGGATCAAAGCTATTAGGTTATTTTTACAAAGTAAAACATCTTACGACGTCTTACCTGTGAGTTATAgattaattgttttggaTACTTCGTTATTAGTGAAAAAGTCattgaatattttattgCAAAATAATATAGTCTCAGCACCTTTATGGAATAACCAAACATCCAGGTTCGCTGGATTGTTGACATCGTCAGATTTTATCAATGTAATACAATACTATTTACAATTTCCAGAGAAGTTTGAGTTAGTTGACCAACTAACATTAGGCGGATTAAGAGAAATCGAAAAAGCCATAGGGGTGGATCAAATCGAAACAGCATCAATACATCCATTCAAGTCTTTGTACGAAGCATGTGTCAAGATGTTAGAATCAAAAGCTAGAAGAATCCCATTGATTGATGAGGACGAAAAAACTAAACGTGAAATTGTCGTTAGTGTGTTGACACAATACAGAATTTTGAAGTTTGTGGCTTTGAATTGTAAAGAAACGAAAATGTTATTGAAACCCCTCAAGAATTTGAGTGGATTAGGTGAtgtgaaaaaattatctaCTTGTACCATGGACACACCTGTTATAGAAGTCATTCATTTGTTGACTGAGAATTCTGTTTCCTCGATACCAATAGTTGACGAACAAGGGAAATTAATCAACGTATACGAAGCAGTGGATATATTGGCATTAGTTAAAGGTGGAATGTACACGGATTTGGATTTGTCTGTTGGAGATGCTTTGTTAAGAAGGCAGGAGGAGTTTGAAGGTGTACACACCTGTACTTTGAATGATAGATTGAGTACCATTATGGATACCATAAGAAAAAGTAGATTGCATcgtttatttgttgttgatgatgaggGGAAACTTGTTAGTGTTATCACATTAAGTGACATCTTGAACTACATATTATTTGGAGAGGATTAG
- the OPT8 gene encoding oligopeptide transporter, putative (overexpression of OPT8 does not supress mutations in OPT1-3) gives MMSLETISNNEGIRQGSTNESPHTHTYLDQLDIPQITLRSTIVGLLIGSLILISNFQFGLQTGWVSMMSLPAALLAFSIFKLLPISIAKNFTDVENVFVQSIAVAVGTGPLCYGFIGIIPAMEKFMTNEESGLGRPLNFGLGQLMIWSLGLGLFGVFFAIPLRKQVIVKEKLPFPSGSATATLISVLHGSDIYQDKEVSDEKILIDEEEEEGENGSENLTQQSSKSRLITATTTSIQDDYDSNMRSLIITFIISAAYTILSFFIPILKKIPIFGTYLSSHYLWNFQPSPAYIGQGIIMGLPTVSYMLFGAILGWGVLAPLAKHMEWAPGRIDDWINGGQGWILWISLTVMISDSLVSFIVVSIKSINNALESFKQRRDLDQYLELQQNQQNEYLLSDQEETRSSTSSNENPENSTYDGKKNKEDSKYTMEVPERHLISTKSTVIGIAVSTLLCIISLKLVFGNTVPIYASLAAIILAMFFSILGVRALGETDLNPVSGIGKLSQLIFALIISNDHPAKILINLVAGGVAEAGAQQAGDLMQDLKTGHLIGASPKSQFIAQILGTLYSVGLSSIMYKVYNSVYQIPSEMFRIPTAVVWIDCSRLVTGQGLPPHIREFALVLGVIFGLISLLKNTVSPTSSYHKYLVYLPSGVAVGVGIYNTPNFTLARFIGGLICYNWQKIGPNGKIGMIIFSSGLVLGEGLFSGFTMLLTSLGVKHW, from the coding sequence ATGATGTCACTAGAAACAATATCGAATAATGAAGGAATACGGCAGGGATCAACTAATGAAAGCCCTCACACTCATACATATCTAGATCAATTAGACATCCCGCAAATAACGTTGAGATCCACTATAGTTGGATTACTAATAGGTTCATTGATCCTTATATCgaatttccaatttggATTACAAACTGGATGGGTTTCAATGATGTCCTTACCAGCTGCCTTACTAGcgttttcaattttcaagTTGTTGCCAATATCCATTGCTAAGAATTTCACCGATGTGGAAAATGTATTTGTCCAGAGTATTGCTGTTGCAGTAGGAACAGGTCCCTTATGTTACGGGTTTATTGGTATAATCCCCGCAATGGAAAAGTTTATGACTAATGAAGAAAGTGGGTTGGGCAGACCTTTGAATTTTGGGTTGGGTCAGTTAATGATCTGGTCGTTGGGACTCGGATTATTCGGGGTATTTTTTGCCATACCGTTGCGGAAGCAAGTTATCGTAAAGGAAAAATTACCTTTTCCATCTGGTAGTGCTACTGCAACTTTGATTTCAGTTTTACATGGAAGTGATATATATCAAGATAAAGAGGTGAGCGATGAAAAGATACTTAtcgatgaagaagaagaagaaggggAAAATGGACTGGAGAATTTAACCCaacaatcatcaaaatcacGACTAATAACTGCAACTACTACCAGCATTCaagatgattatgattccAATATGAgatcattaataatcaCATTTATAATATCAGCAGCATACACCAtactttcatttttcattcctattttgaaaaagattcCTATATTCGGTACTTACCTATCATCTCACTATCTATGGAATTTTCAGCCATCTCCAGCATACATAGGTCAAGGTATCATTATGGGGTTACCAACAGTCTCGTATATGTTATTTGGTGCCATCTTAGGTTGGGGTGTATTAGCTCCATTGGCAAAACATATGGAATGGGCACCTGGAAGAATTGACGATTGGATAAATGGGGGACAAGGCTGGATCTTATGGATTAGTTTAACGGTGATGATTAGTGATTCCTTGGTGTCTTTTATTGTAGTGAGcataaaatcaattaataatgctTTAGAAAGTTTTAAACAAAGAAGAGATTTAGATCAATATCTTGAATTACAACAGAACCAACAAAATGAGTACTTATTACTGGATCAAGAGGAAACTAGATCGCTGACCTCGTCCAATGAAAATCCCGAAAATAGTACCTATGATGGCAAGAAGAATAAAGAAGATAGCAAATATACAATGGAAGTTCCTGAAAGACATTTAATTTCAACTAAATCGACAGTAATAGGAATTGCTGTATCTACATTGCTTTGCattatttctttgaaaCTAGTGTTTGGAAATACAGTTCCCATATATGCATCATTAGCAGCAATTATATTGGCAATGTTCTTCTCAATATTAGGGGTAAGAGCATTAGGAGAGACTGATTTAAACCCCGTGAGTGGGATTGGGAAATTATcacaattgatttttgcattgataatttcaaatgacCATCCAGCgaaaattttgattaatttagTTGCTGGTGGAGTTGCTGAAGCAGGAGCTCAACAAGCAGGAGATCTCATGcaagatttgaaaacagGTCATTTAATTGGTGCATCACCAAAATCTCAATTTATTGCTCAGATATTGGGCACTTTATATTCCGTTGGATTGAGCTCAATCATGTACAAAGTGTACAATAGTGTGTACCAGATACCGAGCGAGATGTTTAGAATTCCAACTGCAGTGGTTTGGATCGATTGCTCAAGGTTAGTTACTGGTCAAGGATTGCCTCCTCACATCCGTGAATTTGCATTGGTTTTAGGGGTTATTTTCGGTCTTATATcgttattgaaaaatactGTTTCTCCCACTTCACTGTATCATAaatatttggtttatttgCCAAGTGGAGTAGCCGTTGGTGTAGGTATTTACAACACCCCAAATTTCACTTTGGCAAGGTTTATTGGCGGGTTGATCTGTTACAATTGGCAGAAGATTGGTCCTAATGGTAAAATTGGTATGATTATATTCAGTAGTGGGTTGGTACTAGGTGAGGGACTTTTTAGTGGCTTCACTATGCTTTTAACTAGTTTGGGTGTTAAGCACTGGTAA
- a CDS encoding SWR1 complex subunit, putative (Similar to S. cerevisiae SWC5;~In S. cerevisiae: protein of unknown function, component of the SWR1 complex, which exchanges histone variant H2AZ (Htz1p) for chromatin-bound histone H2A), translating into MAKQNINKNTEHLPGEDTISGRNHNIESKQNNIDSEDDDEEDEDYDPEKKNEADNASGVSSDEEEDNDRYKDEKSSKIPDYSTIESSTSQIKTRSQRLHEKLSNQSRFIGNFEVDSKTGLVKDQSTIDVDSIFENLKTGSPSIDNSEELNIDNEKMANNQQQQSNIDENEFEGPKQIKIQINYTFAGKLITETKYVDENSQEAKAYLNSTSNISSSNSDNDIPYRRSQVKVIRTDPVTNETKELRIKLKRPSLIDRFLSVSANSKKMKLSTLEKSRLDWASFVDKRNINEELKIHNKAGYLDKQDFINRMNSKRDDLYLQAKEKEKIRNQQLLQK; encoded by the coding sequence ATGGCAAAACAGAACATAAATAAGAATACCGAACACTTGCCAGGTGAAGATACAATATCCGGAAGGAATCATAATATAGAGAGTAAgcaaaataatattgatagtGAAGATGACGACGAAGAGGATGAAGATTACGACCctgaaaagaaaaatgaagCAGATAATGCAAGTGGTGTCTCCAGTGACGAGGAAGAAGACAATGATCGATATAAAGATGAAAAATCATCCAAAATACCTGACTATTCTACTATTGAATCAAGTACATCACAAATTAAAACTAGATCTCAAAGACTTCATGAAAAACTACTGAATCAATCTAGAtttattggaaattttGAGGTTGATTCGAAAACAGGACTTGTCAAGGATCAGTCGACTATCGATGTTGACTcgatatttgaaaatttgaaaactgGGAGTCCAAGTATAGATAACCTGgaagaattaaatattgacaatgaaaaaatggcaaataatcaacaacaacagtcGAATAtagatgaaaatgaatttgaaggTCCAAAACAGATtaaaatccaaatcaattaCACATTTGCTGGAAAGCTAATAACAGAAACAAAATACGTTGATGAAAACTCACAAGAAGCCAAGGCATACTTAAACTCGACAAGCAATATTTCTTCCAGTAATTCGGACAATGATATCCCCTATAGACGATCTCAAGTCAAGGTGATTAGAACGGACCCCGTGACTAATGAAACAAAGGAACTACGCATCAAACTTAAAAGGCCATCTTTGATAGATAGGTTTTTATCGGTCAGTGCTAATAgcaaaaaaatgaaattgtcCACTCTAGAGAAATCACGGCTAGATTGGGCCAGTTTTGTTGATAAGAGGAATATTAATgaggaattgaaaattcatAATAAAGCTGGTTACTTGGATAAACAAGACTTCATAAACAGAATGAATTCCAAGCGGGATGATTTATACTTGCAAgctaaagaaaaagaaaaaatacGGAATCAACAATTGCTACAGAAGTGA